A region from the Antennarius striatus isolate MH-2024 chromosome 22, ASM4005453v1, whole genome shotgun sequence genome encodes:
- the nampt1 gene encoding nicotinamide phosphoribosyltransferase, producing MEHRDSDFNVMLATDSYKVTHYKQYPPNTSKVYSYFECREKKLDPTKSRRVSYDQTVFYGLQYILHKYLKGKVVTPEKIQEAKEVYREHFQDDVFNEKGWTYILEKYNGHLPIEIKAVPEGSVIPRGNVLFTVESTDPGCYWLTNWIETILVQVWYPITVATNSREQKKILAKYLLETSGNLAGLDYKLHDFGYRGVSSQETAGIGASAHLVNFKGTDTVAGIGVVKKYYGTKDPVPGFSVPAAEHSTITAWGKDHEKDAFEHIIKQFPNVPVSIVSDSYDIFNACEKIWGVDLRTLVETRSADAPLVVRPDSGNPLDTVLKVLDILGKNFNPVENTKGFKVLPPYIRVIQGDGVDINTLQEIVEGMKAHKWSIENIAFGSGGALLQKLNRDLLNCSFKCSYVVTNGLGINVFKDPVADPNKRSKKGRLSLHRTQDGDFVTLEEGKGELEEYGVDLLHTVFQNGKIVKTYTFDEVRENAKLKESELK from the exons ATGGAACACAGAGACAGCGACTTCAATGTAATGCTGGCAACGGATTCATACAAG GTCACACATTACAAACAGTACCCCCCCAACACGAGTAAGGTGTACTCCTACTTCGAGTGCCGTGAGAAGAAGTTGGATCCCACCAAGAGCAGAAGAGTCAGCTATGACCAAACCGTCTTCTACGGCCTGCAGTACATCCTTCACAAATACCTTAAAG GGAAGGTAGTGACTCCAGAGAAGATTCAGGAGGCGAAGGAGGTGTACAGAGAACACTTCCAGGATGATGTTTTTAACGAGAAAGGCTGGACCTATATTTTGGAG AAATACAATGGACACCTGCCTATTGAAATCAAGGCCGTGCCGGAGGGGAGTGTCATCCCGCGGGGCAACGTTTTGTTCACGGTGGAGAGCACGGACCCCGGATGCTACTGGCTCACCAACTGGATTGAG ACCATCCTGGTTCAGGTCTGGTACCCCATCACTGTGGCAACCAACTCCAGAGAGCAGAAGAAGATCCTCGCCAAGTACCTCCTGGAGACTTCTGGGAACTTGGCGGGACTGGATTACAAACTGCATGACTTTGGCTACAGAGGCGTTTCCTCACAAGag ACCGCCGGCATCGGCGCCTCCGCCCATCTCGTCAACTTTAAGGGCACGGACACAGTCGCTGGCATCGGCGTGGTGAAGAAGTACTACGGCACCAAGGACCCAGTGCCGGGCTTCTCAGTGCCGGCCGCAGAGCATAG CACCATCACAGCGTGGGGGAAGGACCACGAGAAAGACGCCTTCGAGCACATCATCAAGCAGTTCCCCAACGTGCCCGTGTCCATCGTCAGCGACAGCTACGACATCTTCAACGCCTGCGAGAAGATCTGGGGAGTCGATCTCCGGACGCTGGTGGAGACGCGCAGCGCCGACGCGCCGCTGGTTGTGCGGCCAGACTCTGGAAACCCTCTGGACACTGttttgaag GTTTTGGACATTCTGGGTAAGAACTTCAATCCGGTGGAGAACACTAAAGGTTTTAAGGTCCTGCCTCCTTACATCAGAGTCATACAAGGAGACGGAGTCGATATCAACACGCTGCAGGAG ATAGTGGAGGGGATGAAAGCTCACAAGTGGTCCATTGAGAACATCGCCTTCGGTTCCGGGGGGGCTCTGCTGCAGAAACTGAACAGGGATCTGCTCAACTGCTCCTTTAAATGCAGTTACGTGGTCACCAACGGACTGGGGATTAACGTGTTCAAGGACCCGGTGGCCGACCCCAACAAGAGGTCAAAGAAAGGTCGCCTGTCGCTGCACCGGACGCAGGACGGAGACTTCGTCACGCTAGAGGAGGGCAAGGGCGAGCTGGAGGAGTACGGCGTG GACCTGCTGCACACCGTCTTCCAGAACGGGAAGATCGTGAAGACGTACACGTTTGACGAAGTCCGAGAAAACGCCAAGCTAAAAGAGAGTGAGCTGAAGTGA
- the sypl1 gene encoding synaptophysin-like protein 1, which translates to MMTGFRLNLSPLKEPLGFVKLVEWLTAIFAFGSCGGFSGSNVVSVFCGDGRNETLDANFHYPFRLSQVPLVDGNATICNRSVTTTYLVGDSSSSAEFFVGIAIVCFLYSMAALLVYLGYMHVYKDSDFGPIFDFLITAILVFLWLVCSSAWAKGLQNVKDATNTEGIGTTLALCQGSNVTCEVTEFANLRTLNISVVFGFLNMFVWAGNAWFVYKETRWHSKKFSSQPGPGRQQVPAAI; encoded by the exons ATGATGACTGGATTCCGGCTGAACTTGTCGCCGCTGAAGGAGCCTCTGGGCTTCGTCAAACTGGTGGAGTGG CTCACCGCCATATTTGCTTTCGGAAGCTGCGGCGGATTCTCCGGCAGCAACGTGGTGTCCGTCTTCTGCGGCGACGGCAGGAATGAAACGCTGGATGCCAACTTCCACTACCCGTTCAG GCTGAGCCAGGTTCCGCTCGTGGACGGAAACGCCACGATTTGTAACCGCTCCGTCACGACGACGTACCTGGTGGGAGACTCGTCCTCGTCGGCTGAGTTCTTCGTCGGCATCGCCATCGTCTGCTTCCTGTACAGCATGGCGGCGCTGCTGGTGTATCTGGGCTACATGCACGTCTACAAAGACTCCGACTTCGGACCCATTTTC GACTTCCTGATCACAGCCATCCTGGTCTTCCTGTGGCTGGTGTGTTCGTCCGCCTGGGCCAAAGGCCTCCAGAACGTGAAGGACGCCACGAACACCGAGGGCATCGGCACCACGCTGGCGCTCTGCCAGGGCTCCAACGTCACCTGCGAGGTCACAGAGTTCGCCAACCTGCGGACTCTCAACATCTCCGTG GTGTTCGGTTTCCTCAACATGTTTGTGTGGGCAGGAAACGCCTGGTTCGTGTATAAGGAAACACGTTGGCATTCCAAAAAATTCTCCTCTCAACCCGGACCTGGAAGACAGCAGGTCCCTGCAGCCATCTAG